The Panthera tigris isolate Pti1 chromosome A1, P.tigris_Pti1_mat1.1, whole genome shotgun sequence region AATAGATAAGTGTGGAGGTGGTGATAGAAGTCAGCGCTTGGAAAGTTGCAGTCACAGTAGAAGGTCACAGCCCCCTGTCTTGTGAGGACTCTCATGATAAACTGTCTGCACAGGCAATTAGCAAAACTGCTACTGCCtgatcatgtttatttttttcatagccaTATCACACTCTATCATTCTCTTACTTATCTGTTCAGTTACTGTTGATCTTCCTCCACCATACTGTATATTCCATAAGGGCGGGGACCTTGACTGTGTTGTTCATCACGATATCCTTGCCACTTGGCACCGATAAATATTCACTAAATGAATGTGTGGCTACCACAAACATCCTCACAGTGAAAATCCTTCCAAGCCAAATAGGGGTAGAGCTTTGAAGATCTCATTTTGTTGGCATTTCAAGCAGGACTGTGGAGTAGAAGAAATGCCACGAATTCGGAATCAAGAAATCTGAGCTGTATGAACTTGGGTAGGCCCTTCTCTTGGccttagtttctgtttttaaaatgagtcAGAAAATAATCCCTTGAATTTATACAGCACACTGCTATTTACAAACCTCTTCACCGTCTATTGTTTCAATCCACTCTCATATCAGagcagacattattattatttctacagAGGCTCGTAAAGTGTAAATGAACTAGATCCTCTGTAAGATCTCTTCTATTTCAAACACGCTACGAGTCTAAATAAGTAATCCCTACCAAAAGCAGTAGTATGAATCCCGTTTTCTCTTGATTTGGGCCTTATGTTATCATTTCCTAGTAGGATTTTGAAAAATCTGACCCATCGTTTAGGGGGATTCTGTGATCTTTGGTTCCCGACAGGTCCTCCATTTTGTCTCCTCAGCTCTCTACACTTGTGACAAAACAAGCCAGGAGGAGGGACACACACAGCCCTGGTAATCGTGGCCCGGCCCTCATTCTGCGGACATGGCAAACAAGGGGAACAAGAAACGTCGGCAGTTCTCCctggaggagaaaatgaaagtcGTGGAAGCTGTAGACTCGGGAAAGAGGAAAGGCGATGTGGCAAAAGAATTCGGTATCACTCCTTCCACCTTGTCTACATTCTTAAAGGACCGCGCCAAGTTTGAAGAGAAGGTCCGGGAGGCATCCGTAGGACCCCAGCGGAAAAGGATGAGAAACGCTCTCTATGACGACATCGATAAGGCTGTTTTTGCTTGGTTTCGAGAAATCCATGCCAAAAACATTCTTGTGACTGGTTCTGTCATTCGGAAAAAAGCACTAAACTTGGCCAACATGCTTGGCTATGACAACTTTCAAGCAAGTGTGGGCTGGCTGAACAGATTTAGGGATCGCCACGGAATTGCTTTGAAAGCAGTCTGTAGAGAGGATAGTGACAGATTAATGAATGGTCTAGGAATAGATAAGGTTAACGAGTGGCATGCAGGGGAAATTATAAAACTGATTGCTGACTACAGCCCAGATGATATCTTTAATGCTGACGAGACAGGAGTGTTTTTCCAGTTGCTTCCCCAGCACACGCTTGCTGCTAAAGGGGACCATTGTAGAGGGGGCAAGAAAGCAAAGCAGCGGTTGACAGCACTCTTTTGTTGCAATGCTTCGGGGACTGAAAAAATGAGACCATTGATTGTTGGTAGGTCAGCCAACCCACGCTGTCTCAAGAATGTCCATTCCCTCCCTTGTGATTACCGAGCCAACCGGTGGGCATGGATGACGCAGGACCTGTTTAACGAGTGGCTGATGCAAGTGGATGCCAGGATGAAGCGGGCAGAACGCCGCATCCTCCTGCTGATTGACAACTGCTCGGCTCACAACATGCTGCCACGCTTGGAAAGGATTCAGGTGGGGTACCTGCCCTCCAACTGTACTGCCGTTCTGCAGCCCCTGAATCTTGGCATAATTCACACCATGAAAGTGCTATATAGAAGCCACCTCCTGAAACAGATCCTCCTCAAGCGCCACAGCAGTGAGGATCAAGAAAAAGTGGACATGAGGCAGGCCATTGACATGATCGCTGCAGCATGGTGGTCAGTCAAGCAATCCACGGTGGTGAGATGCTGGCAGAAGGCGGGCATCATCCCTATGGAACTGACAGATTCCGgcccagaagcagcagccagTGAACCAGAGATAGCCACTGAAGAGTTGTGGCACTCCGTGGCTATTGCCACCTGTGtcccaaatgaaataaatttccaGGACTTTGTCACTGCAGACGATGACCTTATCATCTCTCAAGATCTGATGGACACAGAGGTCATCCAGGGCACGGAGGCTGGTGAAAATACAGATGAAGCTGGAAGTGAGGATGAGGGAGAGGCATCTTCACCACAGCAGCCAAAAATCACCATCACAGAGGCCATCTCAAGTGTACAGAAACTCAGACAGTTCCTTTCCACTTGTGCAGGTGTTCCTGATGCCGTTTTTGGACAACTAAATGGCATAGATGAATATTTAATGAGAAAAGTGACACAAACTCTTGTTGACTCTAAAATTACAGATTTTCTCCAAACAAAATAATGTAGGAATTAACTGTCCCTTTTAAGTTAGAACATGTAGTTTACAAGAATAAAgtgagttttggtttttttttaaagataggataCGGAacttaaattttaagattttgatGACAACGTTCCAGTCCTCTGAAATAATCAGGAAACTTCCTTGAACggtatttggaaatgaaatttgaCTACTATGTGTGTTATCTTTTGATTCATCAGATGGTTCCCCAAGTTGTCTGCACCTTAGGGTCTCTTGAAGATCTTCAAAAAAATTTGCAAAGCCCAGGCCTTATCCCTAACCAATTAAATCACCATCACTGGTGATGGGTCACAGGCATTAGTTTGTGGAGCTCCCCAGGTAATTCCGATGTGCAGAAAAGATTATTGGATTGGCCACAGGAAAATCAAACACGCTGTGGGGCTAGAGCCAACTTTTTCCCAGTAAGTCTAGCtcagtgttttccaaatgttAGCTCCCTTTAGAATCACTTGGAAGGCTTGCTAAAACCCAGATTGCTGGGTTCCACCTCCTtattttctgattcagtgggtcttaGGTGGGACCCCCAAATTTGCAATCCTAACAAGTTCCTAGGTTATGCTGATATTGCTGTGGTCTAGGatccatactttgagaaccactggtttagcTGGATTCTAGTACTTCTCTCTTCGTTTGGCCATCTGAAAACTCCCACTCACTAactagcaaaaaagaaaagaaaaaagaaaagccttagCTGTTCTTATTCCAGATCTGTTGACTCCTTTCTGCTGATTTGGTAATCTACAACCTTCCTAGCTTTTCTCCTATATGCCCCACCAGTTAGCCAGGTATTCAGTAGAGGTACATCTGTCTCTGCCCAAAGAATTAACAGGAGTCACCTAGCATATTGACACACCTTGTAATACTTGAGGCTTATTGCTTATAGGGAGCTGGGGCACAGGGGAATACGAGGTGCATTAAAGAGGAGATACAATACAAAGCAGGAGGCATGGTATAATATCAGAAAATCCTGCTAATCAGGATCACAGGAGAGAACATACGGCCCAGTGTACCTCTCACTTTCCAGACAAAGTGAGAAGGAAGTTTGTGG contains the following coding sequences:
- the TIGD6 gene encoding tigger transposable element-derived protein 6; its protein translation is MANKGNKKRRQFSLEEKMKVVEAVDSGKRKGDVAKEFGITPSTLSTFLKDRAKFEEKVREASVGPQRKRMRNALYDDIDKAVFAWFREIHAKNILVTGSVIRKKALNLANMLGYDNFQASVGWLNRFRDRHGIALKAVCREDSDRLMNGLGIDKVNEWHAGEIIKLIADYSPDDIFNADETGVFFQLLPQHTLAAKGDHCRGGKKAKQRLTALFCCNASGTEKMRPLIVGRSANPRCLKNVHSLPCDYRANRWAWMTQDLFNEWLMQVDARMKRAERRILLLIDNCSAHNMLPRLERIQVGYLPSNCTAVLQPLNLGIIHTMKVLYRSHLLKQILLKRHSSEDQEKVDMRQAIDMIAAAWWSVKQSTVVRCWQKAGIIPMELTDSGPEAAASEPEIATEELWHSVAIATCVPNEINFQDFVTADDDLIISQDLMDTEVIQGTEAGENTDEAGSEDEGEASSPQQPKITITEAISSVQKLRQFLSTCAGVPDAVFGQLNGIDEYLMRKVTQTLVDSKITDFLQTK